Proteins co-encoded in one Kribbella qitaiheensis genomic window:
- a CDS encoding Lrp/AsnC family transcriptional regulator, with protein MVSSTNAGEAASLRIEKPPLDEINLRLLIELRADPRLRTSELARRLGVSAPTVRERLARLEESGVIRGYRLELDPAALGLPVGAWVRLRPGPGQIPRIIELAGRTPEVVECHRISGEDCFLIRVQVDSIGGLETLLDKFIVHGQTTSSFIVSTTVEPRSVPLPPL; from the coding sequence ATGGTTTCCAGTACGAACGCAGGAGAAGCGGCTAGCCTTCGAATCGAGAAACCACCGCTGGATGAGATCAACCTCCGGTTGCTGATCGAGTTGCGGGCCGATCCGCGATTGAGGACCAGCGAGCTGGCGCGGCGGCTGGGCGTCTCGGCTCCGACCGTGCGTGAGCGGCTGGCCCGGCTGGAAGAGTCCGGGGTGATCCGTGGGTACCGCCTAGAGCTCGACCCCGCCGCGCTCGGGCTGCCGGTCGGCGCCTGGGTCCGGCTCCGGCCGGGTCCCGGCCAGATTCCCCGGATCATCGAGCTGGCCGGCCGTACTCCGGAGGTCGTCGAGTGCCACCGCATCTCCGGTGAGGACTGCTTCCTGATCCGCGTCCAGGTCGATTCGATCGGCGGCCTGGAGACGCTGCTCGACAAGTTCATCGTGCACGGCCAGACCACCAGTTCGTTCATCGTCTCCACCACCGTCGAGCCGCGCAGCGTCCCGCTACCCCCGCTCTGA
- a CDS encoding acetamidase/formamidase family protein — MDIVEFSPEPEQYAWTFGGVAPIRRVKPGTMLRLWTEDAFCGRLRSTADLASASLTMPFVNPQTGPFYVEGAEPGDTLVLHFVDLTPARSWGASATIPFFGGLTSTDRTATLQEPLPERTWIYEVDSAKQTVGFRAQGSDLEVALPIEPMLGTVGLAPAAGEVRSSLVPDTFGGNMDTPEMKAGATCYLRVNVEGALFSVGDGHYRQGEGESCGTAVEGAMNVVLVVDLLKTPGPAWPRIENDDYLAVVGSSRPLEDAWRAGQVDMVGWLGDLYGLDKLDAYQLLSQISEVPLANVVDANYSVVTKVPKRLLPTAEVYSGIHAHLRSSTT, encoded by the coding sequence GGGTGAAGCCCGGAACCATGCTGCGGCTGTGGACCGAGGACGCCTTCTGCGGGCGACTTCGCAGTACGGCGGACCTGGCCAGCGCGTCGCTGACGATGCCGTTCGTCAACCCGCAGACCGGGCCCTTCTACGTCGAGGGCGCCGAACCGGGCGACACCCTGGTGCTGCATTTCGTCGACCTGACCCCGGCGCGCAGCTGGGGAGCATCGGCAACCATCCCGTTCTTCGGCGGCCTCACCAGCACCGACCGTACGGCGACTCTGCAGGAGCCGCTGCCGGAGCGGACCTGGATCTACGAGGTCGACAGCGCCAAGCAGACCGTCGGCTTCCGCGCCCAGGGAAGCGACCTGGAGGTGGCCCTGCCGATCGAGCCGATGCTCGGAACAGTGGGACTGGCCCCGGCAGCGGGGGAGGTGCGTTCGTCCCTGGTGCCCGACACCTTCGGCGGCAACATGGACACGCCGGAGATGAAAGCAGGCGCCACCTGCTACCTCCGCGTCAACGTGGAGGGCGCCTTGTTCTCTGTCGGCGACGGCCACTATCGGCAGGGCGAGGGCGAGTCCTGCGGTACTGCTGTCGAGGGCGCGATGAACGTAGTACTGGTGGTTGATCTGCTCAAGACGCCAGGCCCGGCTTGGCCGCGGATCGAGAACGACGACTACCTGGCAGTGGTCGGCTCCAGTCGCCCACTGGAGGACGCGTGGCGGGCAGGCCAGGTGGACATGGTCGGCTGGCTCGGCGACCTCTACGGCCTCGACAAACTGGACGCCTACCAGCTCCTGAGCCAGATCAGCGAGGTCCCACTCGCCAACGTGGTCGACGCCAACTACAGCGTCGTCACCAAAGTCCCCAAGCGCCTACTACCAACCGCAGAGGTCTACAGCGGCATCCACGCCCACCTCCGCAGCTCAACTACCTGA
- a CDS encoding DMT family transporter: MNPRLETPKNLQAAGAAAVTVLLWASAFVAIRHVGTEFSAGALALARLLVGSVVLGALLFIRPARFIRPARFIRPTRSARTTAPATRRWPAKRDWPQLLACGLLWFGVYNVALNAAERRLDAGTAAMVVHIAPLLIAVLAGLTLGEGFPRQLVIGSLVAFGGVVLIGTSTSTGGAETWGVVLCVVAAVSYAVGVVSQKPLLDRLPAAQVTWLACTIGAISCLPFAPTLVRELRTASATTVWWVVYLGAVPTALGFTTWAFALRRTTAGRLGATTYLVPVVAIGLAWLFLGEVPAVLALIGGAVCLVGVGISRHRPRAERLAAARTTTEAPALR; the protein is encoded by the coding sequence GTGAATCCCCGCCTCGAAACCCCGAAGAATCTGCAGGCTGCCGGAGCGGCGGCCGTGACCGTGCTGCTGTGGGCGTCGGCCTTCGTGGCGATCCGGCACGTCGGCACCGAGTTCTCCGCCGGCGCTCTGGCGCTCGCCCGGCTGCTGGTCGGCAGCGTCGTACTCGGCGCTCTCCTCTTCATCCGACCGGCTCGATTCATCCGACCCGCTCGCTTCATCCGGCCCACTCGCTCCGCCCGGACCACCGCTCCGGCGACACGCAGGTGGCCGGCCAAACGGGATTGGCCACAACTGCTGGCTTGCGGCCTGCTCTGGTTCGGCGTCTACAACGTCGCTCTGAACGCCGCCGAGCGCCGCCTCGACGCCGGGACCGCCGCGATGGTCGTCCACATCGCGCCGCTGCTGATCGCCGTACTGGCCGGCCTGACCCTCGGCGAAGGCTTCCCCCGCCAACTCGTCATCGGCAGTCTGGTCGCGTTCGGCGGGGTCGTCCTGATCGGGACGTCGACCTCGACCGGCGGCGCTGAAACCTGGGGAGTCGTCCTCTGCGTCGTCGCCGCCGTGTCGTACGCCGTCGGCGTGGTCAGCCAGAAGCCGCTCCTAGATCGGCTCCCAGCAGCTCAGGTCACCTGGCTCGCCTGCACCATCGGGGCCATCAGCTGCCTCCCCTTCGCACCGACCTTGGTCCGCGAGCTGCGGACGGCAAGCGCGACGACGGTCTGGTGGGTGGTCTACCTCGGCGCTGTCCCGACCGCACTCGGCTTCACCACCTGGGCATTCGCTCTGCGTCGCACGACCGCAGGCCGGCTGGGCGCAACGACGTACCTGGTCCCGGTGGTAGCGATCGGGCTCGCCTGGCTGTTCCTCGGCGAGGTACCGGCGGTGCTCGCCCTCATCGGAGGAGCTGTCTGCCTCGTCGGCGTCGGCATCTCCCGCCACCGCCCCAGAGCCGAACGCCTCGCGGCAGCACGCACTACGACCGAAGCTCCGGCGCTGCGATGA